From Vigna unguiculata cultivar IT97K-499-35 chromosome 5, ASM411807v1, whole genome shotgun sequence, the proteins below share one genomic window:
- the LOC114183941 gene encoding homeobox-leucine zipper protein HAT7-like, giving the protein MAFPPSHSFTFHTHEQDHHHLPSTSLNSFPLPPQHFQGVAPPLMLKRSMSFSGIENKCDEVNGDDELSDDGNFQCGEKKKRLNLEQVKALEKSFELGNKLEPERKVQLAKALGLQPRQIAIWFQNRRARWKTKQLEKEYEALKKQFEAAKVDNDVLKSQNQKLQAELQAVKSRGWCENGIMRLKKEGEGSWSNGSDNSSDINLELSRAPVLNNPTSCQAPFPTSITQILQYSSKPDFHDDDFCNVIHNIDAHQNFWPWPGQQNHHFH; this is encoded by the exons aTGGCCTTTCCACCTTCTCACAGCTTCACGTTTCACACTCACGAACAAGATCACCACCACCTCCCTTCAACCTCTCTCAACTCCTTCCCCTTACCACCCCAACACTTTCAAG GGGTTGCACCACCATTGATGTTGAAGCGGTCCATGTCGTTTTCAGGCATTGAGAACAAGTGCGATGAGGTGAATGGAGATGATGAGTTATCCGACGATGGGAACTTTCAGTGTGGGGAGAAGAAAAAGAGGCTGAATTTGGAACAGGTGAAGGCTCTAGAGAAGAGTTTTGAGTTGGGGAACAAGCTTGAGCCAGAAAGGAAAGTGCAGTTAGCTAAGGCTTTGGGGTTGCAACCAAGACAAATTGCCATATGGTTTCAGAATAGAAGGGCCAGATGGAAAACCAAGCAATTGGAGAAGGAATACGAAGCACTCAAGAAGCAGTTTGAGGCAGCTAAGGTTGATAATGATGTTCTTAAGAGTCAGAATCAGAAACTACAGGCAGAG TTACAAGCAGTAAAAAGTAGGGGTTGGTGTGAAAATGGAATAATGAGACTTAAGAAAGAAGGTGAGGGTTCATGGAGCAATGGAAGTGATAACAGCTCAGACATTAATTTAGAACTCTCAAGAGCACCAGTTTTGAACAACCCTACATCTTGTCAAGCACCCTTTCCCACCAGCATCACTCAGATCCTTCAATATTCGTCAAAACCAGATTTTCATGATGATGACTTCTGCAACGTGATTCACAACATTGATGCACACCAAAACTTTTGGCCCTGGCCTGGTCAACAGAACCACCATTTCCATTGA